A window of Apium graveolens cultivar Ventura chromosome 8, ASM990537v1, whole genome shotgun sequence contains these coding sequences:
- the LOC141678807 gene encoding aberrant root formation protein 4-like isoform X2 — protein sequence MSITPENLNTPSAIHLRQILASFSSSAIDVMDALSFELPKVVARFSSGSKRCIDVCESIIDRFIATCSPRDMLSVLCEALDCEVAMCNSCWYYAIVFSELTKESVM from the exons ATGTCAATCACACCGGAAAATCTCAACACTCCGTCGGCGATTCACCTCCGTCAAATTCTAGCTTCCTTCTCTTCTTCAGCCATA gatgTTATGGATGCACTTTCGTTTGAGTTGCCGAAAGTTGTTGCTAGGTTTTCGAGTGGCTCAAAGAGGTGTATAGATGTTTGTGAGAGTATTATCGATAGGTTTATTGCCACTTGTAGTCCTCGGGATATGCTCTCCGTTCTCTGCGAG GCATTAGATTGTGAAGTCGCAATGTGCAATAGTTGTTGGTATTACGCTATTGTATTTAGTGAACTCACAAAAG AATCAGTTATGTGA
- the LOC141678807 gene encoding aberrant root formation protein 4-like isoform X1 — translation MSITPENLNTPSAIHLRQILASFSSSAIDVMDALSFELPKVVARFSSGSKRCIDVCESIIDRFIATCSPRDMLSVLCEALDCEVAMCNSCWYYAIVFSELTKGISCLLVESTNI, via the exons ATGTCAATCACACCGGAAAATCTCAACACTCCGTCGGCGATTCACCTCCGTCAAATTCTAGCTTCCTTCTCTTCTTCAGCCATA gatgTTATGGATGCACTTTCGTTTGAGTTGCCGAAAGTTGTTGCTAGGTTTTCGAGTGGCTCAAAGAGGTGTATAGATGTTTGTGAGAGTATTATCGATAGGTTTATTGCCACTTGTAGTCCTCGGGATATGCTCTCCGTTCTCTGCGAG GCATTAGATTGTGAAGTCGCAATGTGCAATAGTTGTTGGTATTACGCTATTGTATTTAGTGAACTCACAAAAGGTATTAGTTGTTTACTAGTTGAATCGACTAATATCTAA